One segment of Scyliorhinus torazame isolate Kashiwa2021f chromosome 14, sScyTor2.1, whole genome shotgun sequence DNA contains the following:
- the pigc gene encoding phosphatidylinositol N-acetylglucosaminyltransferase subunit C isoform X1, whose protein sequence is MRAAVEPQAAPGLGASESRYRHPRWKKVLYERQPFPDNFVDGSFLEELRKNIYVRQYQFWTVVRESTVVAQQLSSVCVFVVLWWYMDQDRLSPHLLFTYGLITSLFGYLMFDAIDSGEGRNHSGRTRECGPPLQLLSVSVRGWADLKSTVVFVAFTYGFSPVLKTLTESISTDTIYAMSVFMLLGHLIFFDYGATAAIVSSTLSLNMAIFASVCLASRLPSSLHAFATLSLAIEVFALWPMFQKKLKAITPRCYFAVSVVFTLATVLGVLTVSVTGAVLFALLLLAVAFLCPHYLIKLQSSKDNIHGPWDEAEIKEDLSRFLG, encoded by the exons ATGAGAGCGGCTGTGGAGCCGCAGGCAGCCCCAGGCCTCGGGGCCTCGGAGAGCCGGTACAGGCATCCCCGCTGGAAGAAGGTCCTGTACGAGCGACAGCCTTTCCCGGATAACTTCGTGGATGGGAGTTTCCTGGAGGAACTGCGGAAAAACA tttaCGTGCGGCAGTACCAGTTTTGGACGGTGGTGCGTGAATCTACTGTCGTCGCCCAGCAGCTATCCAG tgtGTGCGTATTTGTCGTCCTGTGGTGGTACATGGACCAGGACCGTCTCTCTCCTCACCTGCTCTTCACGTATGGCCTCATCACCTCTCTCTTTGGCTACCTCATGTTCGACGCCATTGATTCGGGGGAAGGGCGGAATCATAGCGGCCGAACACGTGAGTGTGGACCCCCATTGcaactgctcagtgtctcagtgagaG GGTGGGCTGATCTAAAGAGCACTGTCGTCTTTGTGGCTTTCACGTACGGATTTTCCCCAGTTCTGAAAACACTGACCGAATCCATCAGCACCGATACAATCTATGCCATGTCT GTCTTCATGCTGTTGGGTCACCTGATATTCTTTGACTATGGAGCCACTGCAGCGAT CGTCTCAAGCACACTGTCGTTGAACATGGCCATTTTCGCCTCGGTGTGTCTGGCCTCGCGACTCCCCAGCTCACTCCACGCCTTTGCAACCCTCTCTCTGGCCATCGAGGTATTTGCCCTCTGGCCCATGTTCCAGAAGAAGCTAAAG GCGATCACTCCTCGCTGCTACTTCGCTGTTAGTGTCGTCTTCACACTCGCCACTGTGCTAGGTGTACTGACGGTTTCTGTCACGGGGGCTGTGCTCTTTGCCCTGCTGCTGTTGGCAGTGGCCTTCCTATGTCCTCACTACCTCATCAAGTTACAGTCCTCGAAAGA CAACATCCACGGCCCCTGGGACGAGGCGGAGATCAAGGAAGATCTGTCCAGGTTTCTGGGCTAA
- the pigc gene encoding phosphatidylinositol N-acetylglucosaminyltransferase subunit C isoform X2 translates to MRAAVEPQAAPGLGASESRYRHPRWKKVLYERQPFPDNFVDGSFLEELRKNIYVRQYQFWTVVRESTVVAQQLSSVCVFVVLWWYMDQDRLSPHLLFTYGLITSLFGYLMFDAIDSGEGRNHSGRTRECGPPLQLLSVSVRGWADLKSTVVFVAFTYGFSPVLKTLTESISTDTIYAMSVFMLLGHLIFFDYGATAAIVSSTLSLNMAIFASVCLASRLPSSLHAFATLSLAIEAITPRCYFAVSVVFTLATVLGVLTVSVTGAVLFALLLLAVAFLCPHYLIKLQSSKDNIHGPWDEAEIKEDLSRFLG, encoded by the exons ATGAGAGCGGCTGTGGAGCCGCAGGCAGCCCCAGGCCTCGGGGCCTCGGAGAGCCGGTACAGGCATCCCCGCTGGAAGAAGGTCCTGTACGAGCGACAGCCTTTCCCGGATAACTTCGTGGATGGGAGTTTCCTGGAGGAACTGCGGAAAAACA tttaCGTGCGGCAGTACCAGTTTTGGACGGTGGTGCGTGAATCTACTGTCGTCGCCCAGCAGCTATCCAG tgtGTGCGTATTTGTCGTCCTGTGGTGGTACATGGACCAGGACCGTCTCTCTCCTCACCTGCTCTTCACGTATGGCCTCATCACCTCTCTCTTTGGCTACCTCATGTTCGACGCCATTGATTCGGGGGAAGGGCGGAATCATAGCGGCCGAACACGTGAGTGTGGACCCCCATTGcaactgctcagtgtctcagtgagaG GGTGGGCTGATCTAAAGAGCACTGTCGTCTTTGTGGCTTTCACGTACGGATTTTCCCCAGTTCTGAAAACACTGACCGAATCCATCAGCACCGATACAATCTATGCCATGTCT GTCTTCATGCTGTTGGGTCACCTGATATTCTTTGACTATGGAGCCACTGCAGCGAT CGTCTCAAGCACACTGTCGTTGAACATGGCCATTTTCGCCTCGGTGTGTCTGGCCTCGCGACTCCCCAGCTCACTCCACGCCTTTGCAACCCTCTCTCTGGCCATCGAG GCGATCACTCCTCGCTGCTACTTCGCTGTTAGTGTCGTCTTCACACTCGCCACTGTGCTAGGTGTACTGACGGTTTCTGTCACGGGGGCTGTGCTCTTTGCCCTGCTGCTGTTGGCAGTGGCCTTCCTATGTCCTCACTACCTCATCAAGTTACAGTCCTCGAAAGA CAACATCCACGGCCCCTGGGACGAGGCGGAGATCAAGGAAGATCTGTCCAGGTTTCTGGGCTAA
- the pigc gene encoding phosphatidylinositol N-acetylglucosaminyltransferase subunit C isoform X3: MRAAVEPQAAPGLGASESRYRHPRWKKVLYERQPFPDNFVDGSFLEELRKNIYVRQYQFWTVVRESTVVAQQLSSVCVFVVLWWYMDQDRLSPHLLFTYGLITSLFGYLMFDAIDSGEGRNHSGRTRWADLKSTVVFVAFTYGFSPVLKTLTESISTDTIYAMSVFMLLGHLIFFDYGATAAIVSSTLSLNMAIFASVCLASRLPSSLHAFATLSLAIEVFALWPMFQKKLKAITPRCYFAVSVVFTLATVLGVLTVSVTGAVLFALLLLAVAFLCPHYLIKLQSSKDNIHGPWDEAEIKEDLSRFLG, translated from the exons ATGAGAGCGGCTGTGGAGCCGCAGGCAGCCCCAGGCCTCGGGGCCTCGGAGAGCCGGTACAGGCATCCCCGCTGGAAGAAGGTCCTGTACGAGCGACAGCCTTTCCCGGATAACTTCGTGGATGGGAGTTTCCTGGAGGAACTGCGGAAAAACA tttaCGTGCGGCAGTACCAGTTTTGGACGGTGGTGCGTGAATCTACTGTCGTCGCCCAGCAGCTATCCAG tgtGTGCGTATTTGTCGTCCTGTGGTGGTACATGGACCAGGACCGTCTCTCTCCTCACCTGCTCTTCACGTATGGCCTCATCACCTCTCTCTTTGGCTACCTCATGTTCGACGCCATTGATTCGGGGGAAGGGCGGAATCATAGCGGCCGAACAC GGTGGGCTGATCTAAAGAGCACTGTCGTCTTTGTGGCTTTCACGTACGGATTTTCCCCAGTTCTGAAAACACTGACCGAATCCATCAGCACCGATACAATCTATGCCATGTCT GTCTTCATGCTGTTGGGTCACCTGATATTCTTTGACTATGGAGCCACTGCAGCGAT CGTCTCAAGCACACTGTCGTTGAACATGGCCATTTTCGCCTCGGTGTGTCTGGCCTCGCGACTCCCCAGCTCACTCCACGCCTTTGCAACCCTCTCTCTGGCCATCGAGGTATTTGCCCTCTGGCCCATGTTCCAGAAGAAGCTAAAG GCGATCACTCCTCGCTGCTACTTCGCTGTTAGTGTCGTCTTCACACTCGCCACTGTGCTAGGTGTACTGACGGTTTCTGTCACGGGGGCTGTGCTCTTTGCCCTGCTGCTGTTGGCAGTGGCCTTCCTATGTCCTCACTACCTCATCAAGTTACAGTCCTCGAAAGA CAACATCCACGGCCCCTGGGACGAGGCGGAGATCAAGGAAGATCTGTCCAGGTTTCTGGGCTAA